The Treponema sp. Marseille-Q3903 genomic interval CTCCATCTGCGGCGATTTTCTTTGCCATGACTTTGTTCATCTTGTTCAACGCCGCTAAAAAAGTTTCGTAATCTTCTCCTTCTGATGTGATTTCTTTATTGCCTGCAAGACCGTTTGCGATGATTGTAAGGGAGTCGTTCGTAGATGTGTCTCCGTCAACGCTTACGCAGTTGTATGTTCCCAAAATCGAAGATTTCAGCGCTTTGTTCAGCATCTCAGAAGAAATTGCGCAATCAGTTGTGATTATACTCAGCATTGTCCCCATGTTTATATGAATCATCCCTGAACCCTTGCACATTGTCCCCATTCTGCACACTTTTTCGCCTATTGTAAATTCTACGGCACATTCTTTGAATTTGGTGTCTGTCGTCATTATTGCAATTCTTGCCTGTTTGTTTCCATCTTTTGACAGCCCATTCTTTAGTTCTGCTATGTTGTTTTCAACTTTTGTGACATCGAATTGTGAGCCTATAACTCCTGTCGAATAGACAATCACGTCTTCAGTTTTTATCCCTAGCTGCTCAGCCGCGCATTTTGCCATTCGGTATGCATTTTCTGCACCTTGAACTCCTGTGCAGCAGTTTGCGTTTCCTGAAATTGCAATCAGAGCTTGTGCCTTTCCGTCTGAGAGGTGTTTTTTTGAGAGTTTGACGCTTTCTGCCTTTACTCGATTTTGGGTAAAAACTCCAGCCGCCGTACACGGTACTTCCGAAAATACAAGCGCCATGTCATTCTTTGTTCTGCTTGATTTGATGTGGCACAGCATTCCGTTTGCAGTAAAACCTTTTGCGGCACAAACACCGCCATCTATAAACTTGATTACCTTTTGCATAAATATTCATTCCTTTTGTATATTTATACCGATTTTACAGAGAAACCTCAAGTGCTGTTTATACGAACTCCACATCGTATTCTACAACCCTTTTCCTTCGTCTATCCCCATCATGATGTTCATGCATTGAACCGCAGCTCCGCTTGCTCCTTTTCCAAGGTTGTCAAAGCGAGTTGTAACCATAATTCTTTCATCGTTTCCGTAAATAAAAAGCTGCATATTGTTTGTGCCGGCGAGCGTGTTTGCTGCGATAAACTGTTCTGCAAAAACCATAAATTCTTCAACTTTTACAAAGCGGCACCCTTGATAATGTTCTCTAAACATATCCCAAACATCGCGAGCGGTAACTTTTTTATTGAGCATGCGTGAATGCAAACCTACAGTCACTGTCATCCCCTGAAAATAATCACAAATATAAGGGTTAAAAATAGGTTGATATTCAAGCCCTGAAATCAGCTTCATCTCGGGTAAGTGTTTGTGATTCTGCGTCAGAGCGTACAGGCGAGGTGAATCAAGTTCAGGATTTCTGTTTTCAGATTCATACAAAGCGATTGTTTTTTTACCGGCGCCGGAATATCCGCTGACAGCGTGAACGACAACAGGATAGTCTCGAGGCATAATTCCTGATTTTACAAGCGGATATAAAATTGCAACTGTCCCGGAAGCGTAACAGCCGGGAACTGCGACCCTTTTAGACTTTTCAATTTTCCGGCGGAAAGAGCTATCTAATTCGGGAAAACCGTATGCCCAATCGGGATTTACGCGGTGAGCAGTTGAGGCGTCTATGATTCGCGTATCAGGGTTTGTGCACAATTTTACAGATTCGACAGCGGCTTCATCAGGTAAGCACAAAAAAGTGAAATCGGATGAGTTTATTATTTTAGCTTTTTCAGACGGATCTTTTCGCTTTTCTTCTTCAATCGTGATAATTTCTACATCATCACGGTTTGCAAACCTCTGAAAAATTTTAAGTCCTGTTGTACCTTCTTTTCCATCAATAAAAACTTTGTATGCCATAATTGCATAATAGATAATTGATTTGCCTTTATCAATAGATATGCAGATTTCTGTCCAAGAATATCGAAGTATACCAAAACATAAAGCACTTTTTGCGACAAAAATCAGCATTTGGCTGTCTCTATGGGAAAGTCAGTATGTTTGACGACCATTATGATAAGTATTATAATATTTACATTGTGAACATGGTTTTTGAATATGCCATAGCGGCATTATTGATAGAAATGATAATATTCTTATCTTACTTTAGACGAAGAATCTTACCGTCGTTTCAGAATACCGTTTACATTATCATATTGTCGATTTTGATCATGACAACAATTCTAGACTTGATTACCGGGTATGTAGAGCTGAATTTTAAAAAGTTTCCGATTCTTTTTATGTACGTGATCGAGTGTTTGTATTACAGCTTTACACTTTCACTTCCATTCAGTTTAGCAGTTTACAGTATGACAGTGCTTGGACTGTTTGATATTTTGGGACCTGTGCGCAGTTTTCAGCTTAAGGTACACTTTTTAATACCGTTTATTGCTTATTTGATCATCATTTGGTTGACGCTTGCTTTAAGAAATGTCTATCCGCTTTGTTTCATAATCGACCACGATACAGGATATCGCAGAAATAATTCTTTTTGGTTTTACGGAACTCACATGTTGAGTTACTATAACTTTGTTTTTTCATTGATTATTTCAATCAGATTCAGAAAACGCGTTGATAAAGAAAAACTGAAACTTATATTTCTTTATGTATTGACCTTAATTATCACTTCATTGCTTCAGTTTTTTAATTATGGCTTGATGATAGATACGTTTGGAATGTCGCTCGTCATGCTTGCATATTTTATAAATATCCAAAAATATAACGATTGGGTAGATCCTATCACAAAGATATTTAATCAGCGTTCTTTTATAAAGGAAATAGATCGTATCTCCGTCGCAAAAGCAGAATATGCGTGTGTTTCGGTTGTCATCGATGATATACTTTTTGTCACAAATACGTTTGGCCTAAACATTCTAAATCAGGTGCTTTACGAGGTCGGAGAATATCTTAGAAAAAATTTTTCTACAAAAAATACATTCTGCGTAAATCAAGGTATTTTTTGTGTAACAATCAAGAATCCTACAGATGAAAAAATAAGTCATGTCGTAGCTGACATAACTAACCGTTTTAGAAAACCATGGGTTAACGGAACAAGTGAATTAAAACTTTACACAAGAATATGTATAACGAGATTTCCTCGTGATGCAAAAAAATCTGACGATGTCCTTGATATCATAAACCTTTTTGCAAATGACGAAAGGTACAAAGCGCCTTTGCTTTATGCAAATGAAATCGATATAGAATATAAAAAAAGAGCGATGTACATTGAACATGCGCTGAAAAATGGTCTTGCAGAAAACCGTTTTGATGTATATTATCAGCCGATCTATTCTGTTGCAGAAAAAAGCCTGATTGGGGCTGAAGCTCTGATTCGCCTTAAAGACAAAGATGGAAAATTCATTTCTCCTGAAGATTTTATTCCGATTGCAGAAAAATCTGGAACAATAATGCGCATAGGTGAATACGTTTTTGAATCTGTTTGCCTGAATCTTTCTCAGATAAACACCGAAGAATACGGAATTAAAAAAATCGATATAAATCTTTCGGTTGTTCAATGCATGGAGGAAGTTTTGGCAGAACATATTTTACGAATTCAAAATTCCTATTCAATTCCAGCCTCGCTTATAAATCTTGAAATTACCGAGACAGCTGCCGCACATGCCCCTGATATTCTTTTGAAAAATGTTCAAAATCTATCTGATGCCGGTTTTGAGATTTCGCTCGATGATTACGGGTCGGGATATTCAAATATGAGCTATATGCTCAACCTCCCTTTTAAAATGATTAAAATCGATAAATACATCGTTTGGGCAGCTGTTTCTGACAAACGCGCAGAAATAGCGCTTGCTGCAACAATCAAAATGATTAAAACACTCGGCATGTCGGTGCTTGCAGAAGGCGTTGAAAAAAAAGAGCAGGCAGATTGGCTCATAAAATTAGGTTGCGATTATCTTCAAGGATTTTATTATTCAAAACCTATTTGTAGAAAAGATTTTCTGGAAATAATGAAAAAAAATAAAGAAAAATTGGCTTGAAAAATAAATTATAGATAAACCACAATGCAAATGAAAATTCTTACTAAAACAAAAATTATCGCTTCTCTTTTATGGCTCTTGTGCAGTCCATCTATTTTCGCAATCGATTTTGCTCCTCGAATGCAACCTTTTGAACTCAATGTGGCAAATGATATCATTCTCGGGATTGCCGGCGTGGGACTTTCGGGCTCTGCGCTTGTCTGTGATGATTTTCTGCACATCAAACGCCATCAATATGTAAAAGGTTCGCTTTTAAAATCTGATGTTCCATATTTTGACCAAATTTTTATGCGCCGTTACAGCAAACCTATTCATTGGATTTCAAACGGAACTGTCGCATTTTCTTTAGTAGCGCCACTTGCCTTTGCTGCAATCACACCTTCTGACGAATGGCTTACGATTGGAACTATGTATGCAGAGACATTTTTGATTGCAAATGGAATAAAAGAATGGATAAAAATTGGAATTGACCGCGCGAGACCTTATATGTATTACGACAATTATCCGCAGAAAAAAGTCGAGCAAGGAGATTGGGATTGCTCGTTCCCGTCAGGACACACGACATGGGCATTTGCGAGTGCCGCTTTTGCAAGTTATGTTTTTTTCCGGTATTTTCCGGATTCAAAATGGAATAAGACAGTCATTTTTACATCTTTTGGAATTGCGTTTTTAACTGGTGCATTGCGAATGATGAGCGGAAACCATTTTTTTTCAGATGTGTTTGCAGGCGCATTGCTCGGAACCGGAATCGGACTTTTAGTTCCGTATATGCATACAAAAACATTCTACGCCCGATTCAAAAAAAACGATAAAATAGAGGCTTCAGTTTCGCCTGTCGGATTTGCAATAAAATATTCATTCTAAAAAAATAATTTTCAGAAATTCACTGATTTATATATTGACACTTTTTACTAAAAAATATATAGTATTAAAACATTCGCAAGGATGAGTTGGGCTACTAGCTCAGTAGGTAGAGCAACGCCCTTTTAAGGCGTGGGTCACTGGTTCGAATCCAGTGTAGCTCAAGATTTTTAAGACTTCCGCATTTTCGGAAGTCTTTTTTTATGTCTAAACGCTTTTTATTCAAATTCTAATATTTCATCTGCAGAATTGAGTGTTGATTTTCTGTGAGAAACAAGAACCATCGTCTTTGATTTTTCCGTTTTTTTTGCAGATTCGCGTTCATCTTTTAGAGATTTTAATATCACCGCTTCGTTGAGGGAATCGAGGTTGCTTGTAGGTTCGTCAAGCAGCATAAAAGGTGCGTCATATAGGAACGCACGTGCAAGTCCGATGCGTTGTTTTTCTCCGCCGCTTAAAGCGTTTCCAAGTTCTCCAGTCTTTGTGTCGTAACCTTTTGGAAGGTTTTCAATAAAGTCGTGAAGGGAAGCTTTTTTTCCTGCCTGTTCAATTTGTGCTCGTGTAAAACATTCAGCACCTAGCGAGATATTTTCTGCAATTGTTCCGTTTAAAATATATGTTTCCTGCGTTATGTAAGAAATCATCGTTCGCAAGTTTTCTGTGTTGAGATTTTTTACGTTTTCGCCGCTGATTTTTATTTCTCCTTTATCGACATCCCAAAATCGCATGATAAGTTTAAGCAAAGTTGATTTTCCGCTTCCGCTTGTTCCGTGAATTCCAATCAGCTTTCCTTTTGTAAACACTGCGTTAAAATCTTTTAATATTTGTTTTTTATCGTATGCGAAATTGATGTTTTCTGCCGTCGCTCCGTCAAAATCGACGCATTTTCCATCAGTTACTTCTTGTACGACTGGTTTTTCTTCAAGAAGATTCAGGACGCGGTTTCCGCTTGCGATTGTTTGGTTCAGATTGTTTGACAGGTTTGAGATTGCAACAACAGGCCCGAAAGACCCTAACATCGCTATTGTTCCGGTCACTAACTGATGAAATGTTATCGACTTTTCTGTGGTAAAAGCATTGTAGAGCAAAAAAAACATTCCACAGCCGAAAAGCAAAATCGCACATGTAGTGAATGCTCTCTGTAACGACTCGTATTTATTCAGTTTGTTCTGCAACTTTCCGAGAGATTCTGATTTTTCTTTTATTTCAGAATTCCTGTTTGAACCGAGATTGTACTGAATCGTCTCGTCAAGACCTCGCAGACTTTCAAGGACAAAACTGTTGAGCTCTCCGAATTTATTTCTGAACTCAAAACCGTATTTTCTTCCGAACCTGCTGTTTATAAAAGGAATCAAAACTCCGACTGCAAGATATCCGCAAGCGGCAAAAAATCCCGCCCAAACATAAATTTTTGCAAGAAAAATGCACATAAAGACACTGACTGCAATCGCAATTGCGACAGGAGAAATCGTGTGCGCATAAAAGACTTCAAGCAGTTCAATGTCGCTTGTGATAACCGCAATCAAGTTGCCTTTGTCGCGTGTCTCGAGTTTTGCGGGACAAAGACGACGTAAAGCAGCAAAAACTTTGTGCCTGATGATTGCAAGGAGTTTGAAAGCTATAAAATGGTTGCAGTACTGTTCGCCGTAATGGAGTAAACCACGCAGCACAGCTAGGAGAATCAGAAGAGTGAAGATAAAATTTTGTCCCCAAAAGTGAAAAGTTTTTACTGCACCGGACTTTTCGTAAAAAACAGAAACGAGCTCTTCCCCTGCAAAAATCGAGAGGAAAATTGCGCATAAAAATCCTGCAACGCCAAAAATTATTGCGAGCATCATGACTGGAATGAGAGGTTTTATCAGGACGATAAGTTTTGCCATCACTACAAATGAACTTCGGCACTTTTCAGTTTTCACAGCTTCCATTACCTTTATCCTTTTATGTCGTTTATATTTTTGTTGATAGATTCAAGTTCTTTTTGTTTAGTAAAAATTTTTGCATATTCGCCGTTCTTCTTCATCAGTTGCTGATGAGTGCCGCTTTCTGAAATTTTTTCGTCATGTAAAAAATAAATCAGATTTGAGTTGACTATGTTTGCTAGCCGATGAGAAATTAAAATGACGATTTTTGATTCTGCAAGAGTTTTTATAACGTTTATAATCTGTTCTTCGCTTTCAGAATCTATGTTGCTAGTCGCTTCATCAAAGACATAGACTTGCGGATTTAGGAGCAATGCACGAGCTAGTGCCAATCGCTGCTTTTGACCGCCGGAGAGGTTAGATGCCGCTTCATCGATTTTGTAGCCGAGTCCACCGTTGTCATGCACAAAATCAAGCAGATTTGCCTTTTCCAAAACTGTCATCATTTCGTCTTCAGTTGCGTCATGTTTTGCCATCAAAAGGTTGCTTCGGATTGTTCCTTTGAAAAGATAACTTTCGTGATTTACAAGGACGACGTTTTTCATCAGCGAAGCTTCTGAGATTTCTCGGAGCTCCGTGCCGTCAAAAAGAACATTTCCGCCGTACCATTTGTTTCTGCCCATTAAAATTTCTGCAATCGTGCTTTTCCCACTTCCTGAAATTCCTGCAATTGACGTTATTCCTCTCTGGCATTCTATATTTATGCCATTCAAAATAATTCTGTCTCGATTGTAAGAAAAATCTACATTTTCAAAAGTGATTTTTTTAAGTTCTTTTGGAACACCGTTCAATTTTTGTTGAGGTTCAGGTAAATCAAGCAGTGAAAAAATTTTGTCGCTTGCAGCCATTCCGTTCATCGCGATGTGAAAAAAAGAGCCGAGCAGACGAAGCGGAATAAAAAACTCAGAGGCGAGAAGAATTATCATAAGTGCGCCTTGCAAATCTACTTTTCCTGCGCGGAACTGCAAAATTGTCACAATCATTCCGACTGCGGCTCCACCGTAAGCCATTATGTCCATGACGCTCGTGCTGTTGAGCTGCATCGTCAAAACTTTCATAGTAATGTGGCGGAATTTTTGAGATTCATCGTCCATTTCCAAAGCCTTTTTTTTGTCGGCTTTGTAAATTTTCAGCGTTGTAAGCCCCTGTAAATTTTCCAGAAAACTGTCGCCGAGCTCTGCATAAAGTCCCCAATATTTGTTCAAAAGTCGTTTTGCAATTTTCATCACTAAGACGATTGACAACGGAATTAATGGCACGCAGACGAGTAGGACAGCAGCCGCTCTGAGATTTACGAATGATAAAACTGAAAAAAGAATCAGCGGGCAAATCAGGCTGTAAAAGAATTGTGAAAGATACTTCCCAAAATATATCTCAAGCTGTTCAACGCCTTCGCTTGCAAGTTGAACAACTTCTGCCGTTTTGACGTTTTCCCGATAAGACGAACCGAGCTTAAGCAGTTTTTCGTAGATTTTTGCCCGGAGAATCTGTTTTACATCTGCGCTTGCCCTAAACGACGTTCTGGAAGTCAGCCATTCCATAAAAAAACGCGTCGCAATACACAAAATAATTGCGGCAGCAAAAAGTGATGGAAATTGATGTTTTGCATTTTCTCCCGAAAATAAATTGAATGCCGAAGAGATTATATTTGAAAGGCAAAAGATAAGAGCAATTTGTGCAACAAGTGAAATCAGTTGCCACACGACTTGCAGCACGACATAGTTTTTTGCATGAGAGAGCAATTTTATCAGGCGAGTTTTAATCATTTTTTTTCCTTTTTTGTTCTGCCATACAAATTAAATGCCAGATTGCCAGAACAGGATGATAGAAAATAATGCGCGGTCCGGAAAAACGCATTATTTTTTTTATTTTATCACGCATTTGAGGGCTGTAACAGTGAGTTGTACAATTTGAACAAAACGTTTTTTCTTTTATATGAGGACAATGTTCGCTGCGTTCAACAGAGTATTTTGCAATTTGTTCACATTCAGGGCAGAGTTTTTTCGTTCTGCGGTCATACAACTCTCGATGATTTTTTTTGCAATAAATAGCAATCATCTGCGTTACTATGTATTCTTCTTTTTTCCGCTTTTTTGTTATCTGTTCTTCTGTGAGAGCTGGTCGTTCAGTTTTGACTTTGAATAAAAAAAATCCCAAATGAAAAATCCAGATAACAGCGAGAATTATGCACGGAATCCAAACGCCTTTTCTCGCCATCATAAAAAATCCAAATCCCATGACGATTGTCACCGAAGATAAAATCGAGAGTTTTGCTTTGGAAGTCATCGTTTTGCGTTCTACAAGCGGCTGCAAATTTTTTTTATAAAGTTTCGTGCCGGTGAACCAATCGTGAAGCCGTTGCGAACTTTTTGCAAAGCTGAAAACCGTTACAAGATAAAACGGGAACGTAGGAAGGACGGGCAGAAACACGCCGATTGTTCCAACCAAAAGGCAAATGCAGCCTAAAATAAGCCATAAAATTTTTGATGGAGAAAAATTGTGCATTTTTAGAGATTCCTACTTTTTTGTAAGCGTTATTGAAAAAGGCATTTTACCGGGTTTGTATTTCATGTACAAAACAGGTTTTTCATCGGAAGATAAACCGTCAAGATTCGACAAGCTCGCTTCTATGATATTTATTTTTTTATTGTCGGCAGTGAGCGCAATGACATTTTTTACGGAATATTTATCATCATCTTTTATCAAAATAAAAGAGAATTGTTGGACATTTTTATCTTTGTAAGAAAAAGAATGAATTGTGATTTTCAGCGAATCATTTTGTTTTTCATCGATTGTAAAATCCACAGATAATGAGTTTTTGCTTCCAAGAACAGTGAGTAATGAATCTTGCGTTATTGTATTTTTGTTTTCAGATTGTGCAAAAGCCAGTGTTTGAATAATTATAAAAATCAATATTACATAAAGTTTTTTCATACTTGCCTTATGACCTCGTTATGAAAAATTATCACATAGCCACAATATCACAATCAGATGTTATGTACAACTAACTGGCTTGACTGTACAACTAACTGATTTTACGATTTTGATATTGAGTTTTTGCGTTTGCGCTCTGATACTGATTTTTTTATGTGATAAGAGTGAAGTTGCTGAAGTATTTTTATTCTTAATAGGATTTATCTGAGGCATGTTTGCACCTCTACATGGATTAAATGCCACATAGGGGTGTAAATTATTATAAAAAAGCGGGCTTGCCTTTGCCGTACTTTTTTATTCTATTGAAGTTTTCTGCTCAGCGATTACTGTTTCGTATAAGTAATAGAGGGATCCTCAAAAAACTTTGCAGTTGTCGCATTTTTATTTTGAATAGTGAATGTGTATACATGGAAACGTGCACCATATTGACCTTCAACTCCGTTAAAATTCTTTTTAACAGTATAAGAGCCTGAATAAATAGAGCTAGTAATACCTGCGGTAGTCATGGAATAATCGACAGTTTCTGATTTTGGAAACTTAACAGTATACTTTACTGTAGCACCGCCACCCATATCTTTCTCGGCTACCCATGTAGAACCTGCGAAAGGGTCGTTTTCATTTACTACAGAAGAATTACCAGAGTTGCCGCCACCTCCGGAATTTCCACCGGAATTGCTAGGGTTGCTAGGATTGCTGCATGAGATAAAAGCAGATGCCAACAATACGGTAGCAATTACTGCTAGAACGCTGAATAATTTTTTCATAAAATCCTCCTGTGATTTTATTATTTTTTTTTGTTGAGCGAAGGCGAGCGTAGCAAGACTTTGCTCAAAGGACTTTTTCAAGTCTTTTGAGTAGTGTACACTACTCAAGGTTTAAAATAATTTTTTTAGGGGGGGGGAGTCAACAGCAAGAGTTCCTCAATTAGCTATTTTTTCCCAAACTCAGTTAGATCTTTAGTAATCTTTGTTGCGCTAATCTTTCTGATTAATAATATTGATTTTTACGCATATACGTAAGCCTTTATTTCTTCTAGCTGAGGTGCAAGTTCTATTTTTGCATTTCTTATATCAATATCATCTTGCAAAGACATAAAATATCCGTCCGACAAACTAAAAAACTTTGCAAGGCGTAAAGAAGTGTCTACTGTTATTTTCCTACGATTATGAAGAATGCCTTGAATGCGGGAAGTTGGAACATTTATTTCCTGAGCCAATTTATATGCAGAAATTCCAAGAGGAATAAGAAATTCTTCGTTAAGTATTTCTCCGATAGTAGGTGTTTCTATAAAATCCGACATAGTTTTCTCTTAGTGATAATCCACAATCTCTACATCATAATAGTGTCCGTCTTTTTCTGTAAAACAGACGCGCCATTGGTCGTTTGGAGATCACAAAGTGTACACAACTTCCTCCTTTACTTTACCGCGCTTGCTGCCATTTTGTAATCCCTGTTCGCAACAGACGGAATTCTCTCAAAAGTAAAATCAATACGGGGAGCGCGCTCAAAATTTCAATCATAAAGGTTCCGTAGTATACACCGCCAACACCGATAAAGGCAGGCAGAATAAGCATTACCGGAATATAAAACACGATTTGCTGTAAAAGACCGACTACGGAACTGATTTTCCCTTTGTTGACGGCAGGAAAAAAACCGAGCGCTAAAAAAACAAGGGGCATAACCGGTAAAAGAACCATATAAGTTCTAAAATGCATAATATTTTCTGTACTTAAATGGGGATTTTCCATCATCAAAGAAATAGCTGCTTGAGGGAAAATAAGCATTAAAATCCATAACGGAGCTATCAAAACAAGAGCGGCTGATAAAACGCGCTTAAATGTTGAAATCACACGCTCAGATTTATCCGCGCCGAAGTTTATACCGATGATAGGGCTGAGCGCAATCATAAAGCCTCCTATCGGCTGCAGTATAAATGAAAAGATGCGGGTAATGACGCCGTAAAAAGCAATGTCTTCTTGTGAGCCGTAGTGGTTTAAGACATTTAAAACCAAAAGCATTTGAATTGTTGCCATAAACTGCATAATAAAGCTTGCCAATCCCATCGAAATAATCTTAGAGATAATTTCACCATCTATTCTGATGGTAAATACAGATGCAGGAGCATCGGGATTCTTTTTTGCAAAATAAACGGTACTGATGACTGCTTGTACCGCCATACCGATATTTGTTCCTATAGCGGCGCCTTTTATGCCGAAATGAAAAATCACCATGAGTATATAATTTGCGCACCCATTGACAATCAGGCTTATCCCCATAATCGCCGCCGCTGTTTTCATTTTTCCTTCGGAGCGGATAAGGTTGTTAAGGGCAATGGCATATATCAAAATCGGAGTACTCCATAAAATAGTGCGGTAGTATTCACCTCCATATATGAGAGAATTACCCCTACCGCCCATTAAAAACAGCGTTTTTTCCGAAAAAAGAAAACCTAAAGTCATTACGATTACACTTATTATAAGTGTCAAAAAATTTACATTGCCTAGAATCTTTTTTTGAATATTTTTATCTTCCGCGCCGATTGCAATGCTTAA includes:
- the argJ gene encoding bifunctional glutamate N-acetyltransferase/amino-acid acetyltransferase ArgJ, which gives rise to MQKVIKFIDGGVCAAKGFTANGMLCHIKSSRTKNDMALVFSEVPCTAAGVFTQNRVKAESVKLSKKHLSDGKAQALIAISGNANCCTGVQGAENAYRMAKCAAEQLGIKTEDVIVYSTGVIGSQFDVTKVENNIAELKNGLSKDGNKQARIAIMTTDTKFKECAVEFTIGEKVCRMGTMCKGSGMIHINMGTMLSIITTDCAISSEMLNKALKSSILGTYNCVSVDGDTSTNDSLTIIANGLAGNKEITSEGEDYETFLAALNKMNKVMAKKIAADGEGATRLVECNVRGASSVQAARGLAKQIICSSLVKAAMFGSDANFGRFLCAMGYSGIEFNPDKTSIWFTSNKNSKRYFEDYDTFEVHGENAVLVYKDGVPTNFDEEIAKSIMKEEAVEILVQCHDGDAEGTAWGCDLTYDYVKINGDYRT
- the argC gene encoding N-acetyl-gamma-glutamyl-phosphate reductase, with product MAYKVFIDGKEGTTGLKIFQRFANRDDVEIITIEEEKRKDPSEKAKIINSSDFTFLCLPDEAAVESVKLCTNPDTRIIDASTAHRVNPDWAYGFPELDSSFRRKIEKSKRVAVPGCYASGTVAILYPLVKSGIMPRDYPVVVHAVSGYSGAGKKTIALYESENRNPELDSPRLYALTQNHKHLPEMKLISGLEYQPIFNPYICDYFQGMTVTVGLHSRMLNKKVTARDVWDMFREHYQGCRFVKVEEFMVFAEQFIAANTLAGTNNMQLFIYGNDERIMVTTRFDNLGKGASGAAVQCMNIMMGIDEGKGL
- a CDS encoding GGDEF domain-containing phosphodiesterase, yielding MFDDHYDKYYNIYIVNMVFEYAIAALLIEMIIFLSYFRRRILPSFQNTVYIIILSILIMTTILDLITGYVELNFKKFPILFMYVIECLYYSFTLSLPFSLAVYSMTVLGLFDILGPVRSFQLKVHFLIPFIAYLIIIWLTLALRNVYPLCFIIDHDTGYRRNNSFWFYGTHMLSYYNFVFSLIISIRFRKRVDKEKLKLIFLYVLTLIITSLLQFFNYGLMIDTFGMSLVMLAYFINIQKYNDWVDPITKIFNQRSFIKEIDRISVAKAEYACVSVVIDDILFVTNTFGLNILNQVLYEVGEYLRKNFSTKNTFCVNQGIFCVTIKNPTDEKISHVVADITNRFRKPWVNGTSELKLYTRICITRFPRDAKKSDDVLDIINLFANDERYKAPLLYANEIDIEYKKRAMYIEHALKNGLAENRFDVYYQPIYSVAEKSLIGAEALIRLKDKDGKFISPEDFIPIAEKSGTIMRIGEYVFESVCLNLSQINTEEYGIKKIDINLSVVQCMEEVLAEHILRIQNSYSIPASLINLEITETAAAHAPDILLKNVQNLSDAGFEISLDDYGSGYSNMSYMLNLPFKMIKIDKYIVWAAVSDKRAEIALAATIKMIKTLGMSVLAEGVEKKEQADWLIKLGCDYLQGFYYSKPICRKDFLEIMKKNKEKLA
- a CDS encoding phosphatase PAP2 family protein encodes the protein MKILTKTKIIASLLWLLCSPSIFAIDFAPRMQPFELNVANDIILGIAGVGLSGSALVCDDFLHIKRHQYVKGSLLKSDVPYFDQIFMRRYSKPIHWISNGTVAFSLVAPLAFAAITPSDEWLTIGTMYAETFLIANGIKEWIKIGIDRARPYMYYDNYPQKKVEQGDWDCSFPSGHTTWAFASAAFASYVFFRYFPDSKWNKTVIFTSFGIAFLTGALRMMSGNHFFSDVFAGALLGTGIGLLVPYMHTKTFYARFKKNDKIEASVSPVGFAIKYSF
- a CDS encoding amino acid ABC transporter ATP-binding/permease protein; translated protein: MEAVKTEKCRSSFVVMAKLIVLIKPLIPVMMLAIIFGVAGFLCAIFLSIFAGEELVSVFYEKSGAVKTFHFWGQNFIFTLLILLAVLRGLLHYGEQYCNHFIAFKLLAIIRHKVFAALRRLCPAKLETRDKGNLIAVITSDIELLEVFYAHTISPVAIAIAVSVFMCIFLAKIYVWAGFFAACGYLAVGVLIPFINSRFGRKYGFEFRNKFGELNSFVLESLRGLDETIQYNLGSNRNSEIKEKSESLGKLQNKLNKYESLQRAFTTCAILLFGCGMFFLLYNAFTTEKSITFHQLVTGTIAMLGSFGPVVAISNLSNNLNQTIASGNRVLNLLEEKPVVQEVTDGKCVDFDGATAENINFAYDKKQILKDFNAVFTKGKLIGIHGTSGSGKSTLLKLIMRFWDVDKGEIKISGENVKNLNTENLRTMISYITQETYILNGTIAENISLGAECFTRAQIEQAGKKASLHDFIENLPKGYDTKTGELGNALSGGEKQRIGLARAFLYDAPFMLLDEPTSNLDSLNEAVILKSLKDERESAKKTEKSKTMVLVSHRKSTLNSADEILEFE
- a CDS encoding ABC transporter ATP-binding protein/permease; this translates as MIKTRLIKLLSHAKNYVVLQVVWQLISLVAQIALIFCLSNIISSAFNLFSGENAKHQFPSLFAAAIILCIATRFFMEWLTSRTSFRASADVKQILRAKIYEKLLKLGSSYRENVKTAEVVQLASEGVEQLEIYFGKYLSQFFYSLICPLILFSVLSFVNLRAAAVLLVCVPLIPLSIVLVMKIAKRLLNKYWGLYAELGDSFLENLQGLTTLKIYKADKKKALEMDDESQKFRHITMKVLTMQLNSTSVMDIMAYGGAAVGMIVTILQFRAGKVDLQGALMIILLASEFFIPLRLLGSFFHIAMNGMAASDKIFSLLDLPEPQQKLNGVPKELKKITFENVDFSYNRDRIILNGINIECQRGITSIAGISGSGKSTIAEILMGRNKWYGGNVLFDGTELREISEASLMKNVVLVNHESYLFKGTIRSNLLMAKHDATEDEMMTVLEKANLLDFVHDNGGLGYKIDEAASNLSGGQKQRLALARALLLNPQVYVFDEATSNIDSESEEQIINVIKTLAESKIVILISHRLANIVNSNLIYFLHDEKISESGTHQQLMKKNGEYAKIFTKQKELESINKNINDIKG
- a CDS encoding nitrous oxide-stimulated promoter family protein → MHNFSPSKILWLILGCICLLVGTIGVFLPVLPTFPFYLVTVFSFAKSSQRLHDWFTGTKLYKKNLQPLVERKTMTSKAKLSILSSVTIVMGFGFFMMARKGVWIPCIILAVIWIFHLGFFLFKVKTERPALTEEQITKKRKKEEYIVTQMIAIYCKKNHRELYDRRTKKLCPECEQIAKYSVERSEHCPHIKEKTFCSNCTTHCYSPQMRDKIKKIMRFSGPRIIFYHPVLAIWHLICMAEQKRKKND
- a CDS encoding HigA family addiction module antitoxin, with amino-acid sequence MSDFIETPTIGEILNEEFLIPLGISAYKLAQEINVPTSRIQGILHNRRKITVDTSLRLAKFFSLSDGYFMSLQDDIDIRNAKIELAPQLEEIKAYVYA